A stretch of Pseudomonas sp. 7SR1 DNA encodes these proteins:
- the sstT gene encoding serine/threonine transporter SstT — protein MTALSPSLLQRFKRTGLVTQIVIGLILGIALAWLAPDVAKSTAFIGKVFVSALKAVAPILVFVLVMASIANHKHGQETHIRPILFLYLLGTFAAAVVAVVASTLFPSSLVLSTQDVAVTAPGGISEVLQSLLLSVVDNPVRALMDGNFIGILAWAIGMGIAIRHAGQTTRTVLEDLSNGVTVIVRLVISFAPLGIFGLVASTLATSGFSALLGYLHLLTVLIGCMLFVALVVNPLIVFWKLRRNPYPLVFTCLRESGITAFFTRSSAANIPVNLELSKRLGLHEDTYSVSIPLGATINMAGAAITITVLTLAAVHTLGIVVDVPTAVLLSVVAAICACGASGVAGGSLLLIPLACSLFGIPSEIAMQVVAVGFIIGVLQDSAETALNSSTDVLFTAAACLGEEKKLARTA, from the coding sequence ATGACTGCTTTATCCCCTTCCCTGTTGCAACGCTTCAAACGCACCGGCCTGGTGACGCAAATCGTCATCGGCCTGATCCTGGGTATCGCCCTGGCCTGGCTGGCGCCGGACGTGGCGAAGTCCACTGCCTTCATCGGCAAGGTCTTCGTGTCCGCGCTCAAGGCCGTGGCGCCAATCCTGGTGTTCGTGCTGGTCATGGCCTCGATCGCCAACCACAAGCACGGCCAGGAAACCCATATCCGGCCGATCCTGTTCCTGTACCTGCTGGGCACCTTCGCCGCGGCCGTGGTCGCGGTGGTAGCCAGTACGCTGTTTCCGTCCAGCCTGGTACTGTCCACCCAGGACGTCGCCGTTACCGCTCCCGGTGGTATCAGCGAAGTGCTGCAGAGCCTGCTGCTCAGCGTGGTGGACAACCCTGTCCGGGCGCTGATGGACGGCAACTTCATCGGCATCCTGGCCTGGGCCATCGGCATGGGGATCGCCATCCGTCATGCCGGCCAGACCACCCGCACCGTACTGGAGGACCTCTCCAACGGCGTCACGGTGATCGTACGCCTAGTGATCAGCTTCGCGCCGCTGGGGATTTTCGGCCTGGTCGCCTCGACCCTGGCGACCTCCGGCTTCAGCGCCCTGCTCGGCTATCTCCATCTGCTGACGGTCCTCATCGGCTGCATGCTGTTCGTCGCGCTGGTGGTCAACCCGCTCATCGTGTTCTGGAAACTGCGTCGCAACCCCTACCCGCTGGTGTTCACCTGCCTGCGCGAGAGTGGCATCACCGCATTCTTCACCCGCAGCTCGGCGGCAAACATCCCGGTCAACCTGGAACTGAGCAAGCGCCTGGGCCTGCACGAGGACACCTACTCGGTATCGATTCCCCTGGGTGCAACCATCAACATGGCGGGCGCCGCCATCACCATCACCGTGCTGACCCTGGCGGCCGTACACACCCTGGGCATCGTAGTGGACGTGCCGACCGCCGTGCTGCTGAGCGTGGTGGCGGCCATCTGCGCCTGCGGTGCGTCCGGCGTGGCCGGCGGATCGCTGTTGCTGATTCCCCTGGCATGCAGCCTGTTCGGCATTCCCAGCGAAATCGCCATGCAGGTCGTGGCCGTCGGTTTCATCATCGGCGTCCTGCAGGATTCGGCGGAAACCGCATTGAACTCGTCTACGGATGTGCTGTTCACGGCGGCGGCTTGCCTGGGTGAAGAAAAGAAGCTCGCACGCACGGCCTGA
- a CDS encoding DUF1993 domain-containing protein — protein MTISLYAASIPVFKQMLNAMSDVLSKAEAHASAKNIEPNAFLQARLYPDMFPLVRQVQIAVDFAKGVSARLAEIEVPKYDDSETTFAELQALIAKVLAFIDGIRPEQIDGKENIEIVTRPGTPKEKRFTGQNYLLTYGLPQFFFHVTTTYALLRHNGVEIGKRDYMGAF, from the coding sequence ATGACTATTTCCCTGTACGCCGCTTCCATCCCGGTTTTCAAGCAGATGCTCAACGCCATGAGTGACGTCCTGAGCAAGGCCGAAGCCCATGCCAGCGCGAAAAACATCGAGCCGAACGCATTCCTGCAGGCCCGGCTGTACCCGGACATGTTCCCGCTGGTGCGTCAGGTGCAGATCGCGGTGGATTTCGCCAAGGGCGTCTCCGCGCGGCTGGCTGAAATCGAAGTGCCGAAATATGACGACAGCGAAACCACCTTCGCCGAACTGCAGGCCCTGATCGCCAAGGTGCTGGCTTTCATCGACGGCATCCGCCCCGAGCAGATCGACGGCAAGGAAAATATCGAGATCGTCACCCGTCCGGGTACGCCGAAGGAAAAGCGCTTCACCGGCCAGAACTACCTGCTGACCTACGGCCTGCCGCAGTTCTTCTTCCACGTCACCACCACTTACGCACTGCTGCGTCACAACGGTGTGGAAATCGGCAAGCGCGACTACATGGGCGCGTTCTAA
- a CDS encoding YceH family protein: protein MSIEEQDQAEAARLNSTEIRILGALIEKQATNPETYPLTLNALVLACNQKTSREPVMNLTPGQVGQSLRALEGQGFTRLVMGSRADRWEHRVEKALELVPAQVVLMGLLFLRGPQTVNELLTRSGRMHDFEDAEQVLHQLERLIARGLALLVPRQAGQREDRYVHALGDPADIEAILAARQHPVERGTGSGVSLERIEELEARIAALEERLARLE, encoded by the coding sequence ATGAGCATCGAAGAACAGGATCAGGCCGAAGCAGCACGGCTCAACAGCACGGAAATCCGCATCCTCGGGGCCCTGATCGAAAAGCAGGCCACCAATCCCGAAACCTACCCACTGACCCTCAACGCCCTGGTTTTGGCCTGCAACCAGAAAACCAGCCGCGAACCGGTGATGAACCTCACCCCAGGCCAGGTTGGCCAGAGCCTGCGGGCGCTGGAGGGCCAGGGTTTCACCCGGCTCGTGATGGGCAGCCGCGCCGACCGTTGGGAACATCGGGTCGAAAAGGCCCTGGAGCTGGTGCCGGCCCAGGTGGTCCTGATGGGGTTGCTGTTCCTGCGCGGTCCGCAAACCGTCAACGAACTGTTGACCCGCAGCGGCCGGATGCACGATTTCGAAGACGCCGAACAAGTGCTGCATCAGCTGGAGCGCCTCATCGCCCGCGGCCTGGCCCTGCTGGTGCCGCGCCAGGCCGGCCAGCGGGAAGATCGATACGTCCATGCCTTGGGCGATCCGGCGGACATCGAGGCGATTCTCGCCGCCCGCCAGCACCCGGTGGAGCGCGGGACGGGCAGCGGCGTGTCGCTGGAGCGCATCGAAGAGCTCGAAGCCCGCATCGCGGCGCTGGAAGAGCGGCTGGCCCGGCTGGAATAA
- a CDS encoding shikimate 5-dehydrogenase — translation MQFHHDKNTQLCMSLSGRPGNFGLRFHNHLYEQLGLNFYYKAFSSQDLPGAVRGIRALGIRGCGVSMPFKEACIALVDELDASAAAIQSINTIVNTDGHLKAYNTDYIAVAQLLQTHAVPKESTFALRGSGGMAKAVASALRDGGYRKGLIVARNETAGRALAASLGYEWQAELGEQRPQMLINVTPIGMSGGPEADQLAFSADAIAAAETVFDVVAIPSETPLIVRARTEGKRVITGLEVVAIQALEQFVLYTGVRPSLEQFEKAVAFARAV, via the coding sequence ATGCAATTTCATCACGACAAGAACACCCAGCTGTGCATGTCCCTCTCGGGGCGCCCCGGTAACTTCGGTCTGCGCTTTCATAATCATTTGTATGAGCAGTTGGGCCTGAATTTCTACTACAAGGCTTTCAGCAGCCAGGACCTGCCAGGTGCTGTCCGTGGGATCCGCGCCCTGGGCATCCGGGGATGCGGGGTGTCGATGCCCTTCAAGGAGGCCTGCATCGCTCTGGTCGACGAGCTGGATGCTTCCGCCGCCGCGATCCAGTCCATCAATACCATCGTCAATACCGATGGGCACCTGAAGGCCTACAACACCGACTACATCGCCGTCGCCCAGTTGCTGCAAACCCATGCCGTGCCCAAGGAATCGACCTTTGCCCTGCGCGGCAGCGGCGGCATGGCCAAGGCCGTGGCCAGCGCGTTACGCGATGGCGGTTACCGCAAGGGGCTGATCGTTGCCCGCAATGAAACCGCTGGCCGGGCGCTGGCCGCGTCCCTGGGCTACGAGTGGCAAGCGGAGCTGGGCGAGCAGCGGCCGCAGATGCTGATCAACGTCACGCCGATAGGCATGAGCGGCGGGCCGGAAGCCGATCAGCTGGCGTTTTCGGCCGACGCCATCGCGGCAGCCGAGACGGTGTTCGATGTGGTGGCGATCCCATCGGAAACACCGTTGATCGTGCGCGCTCGAACCGAAGGCAAGCGCGTCATCACCGGGCTGGAAGTGGTTGCGATCCAGGCCCTGGAGCAGTTCGTGCTGTACACCGGTGTACGGCCGAGCCTGGAACAGTTCGAAAAAGCCGTGGCCTTCGCCCGCGCGGTCTAG
- a CDS encoding nucleobase:cation symporter-2 family protein has translation MKTPHVSLPRPEDENLGVGANMAYGLQHVLTMYGGIVAVPLIIGQAAGLSSADIGLLIAASLFAGGLATLLQTLGLPFFGCQLPLVQGVSFSGVATMVAIVGTGGEGGFQAILGAVIAASLIGLLITPVFSRITRFFPPLVTGIVITTIGLTLMPVAARWAMGGNSHAADFGSMANIGLAAVTLVLVLLLSKMGSATISRLSILLAMVVGTVIAVFLGMADFSSVSEGPMFGFPAPFHFGMPTFHIAAILSMCIVIMVTLVETSADILAVGEIIDTKVDSRRLGNGLRADMLSSMIAPIFGSFTQSAFAQNVGLVAVTGIKSRFVVATGGVFLVVLGLLPFMGRVIAAVPTSVLGGAGIVLFGTVAASGIRTLSKVDYRNNVNLIIVATSIGFGMIPIAAPNFYDHFPSWFATIFHSGISSSAIMAIVLNLAFNHFTTGNSDQQSVFAAGTERVLRYQDLAALREGDYFSDGKLHDCDGNEIPVVAEPAHSTAEHAPVRLESREHV, from the coding sequence ATGAAAACGCCCCATGTTTCACTCCCACGGCCCGAGGACGAAAACCTTGGTGTCGGCGCGAATATGGCTTACGGCCTGCAACATGTGTTGACCATGTACGGCGGTATCGTCGCGGTGCCTTTGATCATTGGCCAGGCAGCCGGCCTGTCGTCGGCGGACATCGGCCTGTTGATTGCGGCGTCGCTGTTCGCAGGGGGGCTGGCTACCTTGCTGCAGACCCTGGGCCTGCCGTTCTTCGGGTGCCAGTTACCCTTGGTGCAAGGCGTATCCTTCTCCGGCGTCGCGACCATGGTGGCGATTGTCGGGACCGGCGGGGAGGGTGGTTTCCAGGCCATCCTGGGGGCGGTCATCGCCGCATCCTTGATCGGTTTGCTGATCACCCCGGTGTTTTCACGCATCACCCGGTTCTTTCCACCGTTGGTTACAGGCATCGTGATCACCACCATCGGCCTGACGCTGATGCCGGTGGCGGCACGTTGGGCCATGGGGGGCAACAGCCATGCCGCCGATTTTGGCAGCATGGCGAACATCGGGCTGGCTGCCGTCACGCTGGTGCTGGTGCTGTTACTCAGCAAGATGGGCAGCGCGACCATTTCCCGGCTGTCGATCCTGCTGGCCATGGTGGTCGGCACCGTGATCGCGGTGTTCCTGGGCATGGCGGATTTTTCTTCCGTCAGCGAAGGGCCGATGTTCGGCTTCCCCGCACCGTTTCATTTTGGCATGCCCACGTTCCACATCGCGGCGATCCTGTCCATGTGCATCGTGATCATGGTGACCCTGGTGGAGACCTCTGCCGACATCCTGGCGGTGGGGGAGATCATCGACACCAAGGTAGACTCCCGGCGCCTGGGCAATGGCCTGCGGGCCGACATGCTGTCGAGCATGATCGCCCCGATCTTCGGGTCCTTTACCCAGAGCGCCTTTGCCCAGAACGTCGGGCTGGTGGCGGTGACCGGGATCAAGAGCCGCTTCGTCGTGGCCACCGGCGGGGTATTCCTGGTGGTGCTCGGCCTGCTGCCGTTCATGGGGCGGGTGATCGCGGCGGTTCCGACCTCGGTACTGGGCGGTGCTGGCATCGTCTTGTTCGGTACCGTTGCCGCCAGCGGCATTCGCACCCTGTCGAAAGTCGATTACCGCAACAACGTCAACCTGATCATCGTCGCCACCTCCATCGGCTTCGGCATGATTCCCATCGCCGCACCGAACTTCTACGATCATTTCCCCAGCTGGTTCGCGACCATTTTCCATTCGGGCATCAGCTCTTCGGCGATCATGGCGATCGTCTTGAACCTGGCCTTCAACCACTTCACCACGGGCAATTCCGACCAGCAGTCGGTCTTCGCCGCCGGGACCGAGCGGGTGTTGCGCTACCAGGATCTCGCGGCGTTGCGTGAAGGCGATTATTTCAGCGATGGCAAGCTGCATGACTGCGACGGCAATGAGATCCCCGTGGTGGCGGAGCCTGCTCATTCGACGGCAGAGCATGCCCCGGTGCGGCTTGAAAGCCGCGAGCACGTCTGA
- a CDS encoding arylamine N-acetyltransferase family protein, translating into MDTARLSDTGRYLHRLGFDAPPAPTLETLRQLQWRHTAEFPFETLSTLLRQPVHIDLESIERKVFEQGRGGYCYELNHLFMALLLELGFDVRGITGRVLMNASQGAWPARTHRITLVVIDGVRYITDVGFGGMVPTAPLLLDSRDVQATPHEPYRIEVHEDGYLLQANVAGEWRPMYLFDLQRQEDIDYAVGNWYVCSHPESPFMGRLMVARTGDGLRKTLNGNSYAVHRLGQESERRIIAHADELIELLEEEFSLRVPPREVLRPAVKGLL; encoded by the coding sequence ATGGACACCGCACGACTGAGCGATACGGGCCGTTATCTGCATCGCCTGGGCTTCGACGCCCCACCCGCACCGACCCTCGAGACATTGCGTCAGCTGCAATGGCGCCACACCGCCGAGTTCCCTTTCGAAACGCTTTCCACCCTGCTGCGTCAACCGGTGCATATCGACCTTGAATCGATCGAGCGAAAAGTCTTCGAGCAAGGTCGCGGTGGCTACTGCTATGAGCTCAATCACTTGTTCATGGCGCTCCTGCTGGAGCTGGGCTTCGACGTTCGTGGCATCACCGGCAGGGTTCTGATGAACGCCTCACAAGGAGCGTGGCCAGCGCGTACCCACCGCATTACCCTGGTGGTCATCGATGGCGTGCGCTATATCACTGATGTGGGGTTCGGCGGCATGGTGCCCACCGCCCCGCTGTTGCTCGATAGCCGGGACGTGCAGGCCACGCCCCACGAACCGTACCGCATCGAGGTGCATGAGGACGGCTACCTGCTGCAAGCCAACGTCGCGGGCGAATGGCGACCGATGTACCTGTTCGACCTGCAACGCCAGGAGGACATCGACTACGCCGTGGGCAACTGGTACGTCTGCAGCCACCCTGAGTCTCCGTTCATGGGCCGGCTGATGGTGGCCCGCACGGGAGACGGCTTGCGCAAGACCCTCAACGGCAACAGCTATGCCGTGCACCGGCTGGGACAAGAGAGCGAGCGACGGATCATCGCGCACGCCGATGAACTGATCGAGCTGCTGGAGGAGGAATTCAGCCTGCGCGTTCCGCCGCGAGAAGTGCTGCGGCCCGCGGTGAAGGGGCTGCTCTAG
- the xth gene encoding exodeoxyribonuclease III codes for MKNLRIATFNINGIRARLPNLLQWLERESPDIVCLQELKAADKDFPAAELESVGYGSIWHGQASWNGVAILARDAQPLESRRGLPGGDADSHSRYLEAAVHGVLVGCLYLPNGNPQPGPKFDYKLEWFNRLIDYAKDLQASDHPVVLAGDYNVVPTDMDIYNPRSWLKDALLQPESRECYQRLLDQGWTDALRHLYPQERIYTFWDYFRQHWQKNSGLRIDHLLLNPAASPYLSEAGVDAWVRNQPHPSDHAPTWIRLASRKRR; via the coding sequence ATGAAAAACCTGCGGATCGCGACCTTCAACATCAATGGCATCCGGGCCCGGTTGCCCAACCTGCTGCAATGGCTGGAGCGGGAGAGCCCCGATATCGTCTGTCTGCAGGAGCTCAAGGCGGCCGACAAGGATTTCCCGGCGGCGGAACTGGAGTCGGTGGGGTATGGATCGATCTGGCATGGCCAGGCGTCGTGGAACGGTGTCGCGATCCTGGCCCGCGATGCGCAACCCCTGGAGAGCCGCCGGGGCTTGCCCGGCGGTGATGCCGACAGTCACAGCCGCTACCTGGAGGCGGCCGTGCATGGTGTCCTGGTGGGGTGCCTGTACCTGCCCAACGGCAATCCACAGCCAGGCCCCAAGTTCGATTACAAGCTGGAGTGGTTCAACCGGCTGATCGACTACGCCAAGGACCTGCAGGCCAGCGATCACCCGGTGGTGCTGGCGGGGGACTACAACGTAGTGCCCACCGACATGGACATCTACAACCCACGCTCCTGGCTCAAGGATGCGTTGCTGCAGCCTGAAAGTCGGGAGTGCTACCAGCGGCTGCTGGACCAGGGCTGGACGGATGCGTTGCGCCATCTGTATCCGCAGGAGAGGATCTACACCTTCTGGGACTATTTCCGTCAGCACTGGCAGAAGAACTCCGGGCTGCGTATCGACCACCTGTTGCTCAACCCGGCGGCCAGTCCTTATCTGAGCGAGGCAGGGGTAGACGCCTGGGTCAGGAACCAGCCTCATCCCAGCGATCATGCCCCCACCTGGATCCGGCTCGCCTCACGAAAACGACGCTGA
- a CDS encoding bifunctional diguanylate cyclase/phosphodiesterase — translation MDTSADTPSNVMRHTPITRRLVAAVAGLFVVGVLLTVAALLDIASDLDAEDVRKTHFYTERAVENRITASKNYITSYAFWTTGYEHLNGEVDVNWAYAEQNMGKTLFTNDEYEGVFVIDRERTKYALIRGQPVQADVSAFMDMPLQELMNQLQDQSDLSTPRIRYTLFEGWPAIVTAAVILPNDERPRIDPKGTSILLFVDQLTPVKLRKLGQSYGLIDLNLKQDTTLEPGQPAVPLDSTGYSLVSRLERPGRQLLWSLVPPLGAALLILALLTAWFFRYAMRTARHVDASHDRLERSAQALEASEERFRAVAEAASDWIWEIDGQRRITYLSGRFSTVTGFSDRQWLGQDIEQLLFCDTTPIALWLGNLTEEHNASNLRCSYRDHSGQLRFCRVSARPIQDKGEVVGYRGTASDITDEVAAHAQVQHLSLHDALTGLPNRNKLARHLDDALLAKEHSAPLTLLMVDLDNFKPINDSLGHPAGDAVLLEVAQRLRDSTREQDLVARLGGDEFVVVLSGMENTTEIDRFCARLIDSLQQPIHYETHALHIGASIGIAVSRRQGYVPGELIRCADIALYQAKSEGKKTWCYFAPHMNDQIQHRRQLENDLRQALKRNEFVLHFQPRYKVDGREIVAVEALVRWQHPSQGLLGPDAFIPMAEQTDLIVPLSRWVLREACETALTWPGDLMVSVNLSPAQFERSDVVEDVRQVLIETHFPASRLELEITENVMLNDVDGALQVMNALKELGVRLNMDDFGTGYSSLGYLRTYPFDGIKIDKRFIASMSNSSNDRAVVQAIINLGKAMGLTVTAEGVETLDQLGSLGTDQCHEVQGYFLSRPIDKAAFTHLLQSARPSSRTGS, via the coding sequence ATGGACACTTCTGCCGATACGCCTTCAAACGTCATGCGCCATACCCCCATTACCCGTCGCCTGGTGGCCGCCGTTGCGGGGCTGTTCGTCGTCGGCGTGCTGTTGACCGTCGCGGCGCTGCTCGACATCGCCAGCGACCTGGATGCCGAGGATGTGCGCAAGACACATTTCTACACCGAGCGCGCGGTGGAAAATCGCATCACCGCCTCGAAAAACTACATCACCAGCTACGCCTTCTGGACCACGGGATACGAACATCTCAATGGCGAGGTCGATGTGAACTGGGCCTACGCCGAACAGAACATGGGCAAGACGCTGTTCACCAACGACGAATACGAAGGCGTGTTCGTCATCGACCGTGAGCGCACCAAGTACGCCTTGATACGGGGACAGCCTGTCCAGGCCGACGTGTCAGCCTTCATGGACATGCCGTTGCAGGAACTGATGAACCAACTTCAGGACCAGTCCGATCTGTCGACGCCCCGGATCCGCTATACCTTGTTCGAGGGCTGGCCGGCCATCGTCACCGCTGCGGTGATCCTGCCCAATGACGAGCGCCCCCGGATCGATCCCAAGGGCACGTCGATCCTGCTGTTTGTCGATCAGCTGACACCCGTCAAGCTGCGCAAGCTGGGCCAGAGCTACGGCTTGATCGATTTGAATCTCAAGCAGGATACGACGCTGGAGCCAGGCCAGCCGGCGGTACCGCTGGACAGTACCGGCTACAGCCTGGTGTCTCGGCTCGAACGACCGGGCCGGCAGTTGCTCTGGTCGCTGGTACCCCCGCTGGGCGCGGCACTGTTGATCCTGGCGTTGCTCACCGCCTGGTTTTTCCGCTACGCCATGCGTACCGCACGGCATGTGGACGCCAGCCATGATCGCCTGGAGAGATCGGCCCAGGCCCTTGAAGCCAGCGAAGAGCGGTTCCGGGCCGTGGCCGAGGCGGCTTCCGACTGGATCTGGGAAATCGACGGCCAGCGTCGCATCACCTACCTGTCGGGACGCTTCAGTACCGTTACCGGGTTTTCCGACCGGCAATGGCTGGGGCAGGACATCGAACAGTTGTTGTTCTGCGACACGACACCGATTGCCTTGTGGCTGGGCAACCTGACGGAGGAACACAATGCCAGCAACCTGCGTTGCTCCTACCGCGATCACTCCGGGCAATTGCGCTTTTGTCGGGTTTCGGCGCGGCCGATCCAGGACAAGGGCGAGGTGGTGGGGTATCGCGGCACCGCCAGCGACATCACCGACGAGGTGGCCGCCCACGCCCAGGTCCAGCACTTGTCATTGCACGATGCGCTGACTGGCCTGCCGAACCGCAACAAGCTGGCGCGGCACCTGGACGACGCCCTGCTGGCCAAGGAGCATTCCGCACCCTTGACCCTGCTGATGGTGGATCTGGACAACTTCAAGCCGATCAACGATTCCCTCGGCCATCCGGCCGGCGACGCGGTGCTGCTGGAGGTGGCCCAGCGGTTGCGCGACAGTACCCGTGAGCAGGACCTGGTGGCGCGGTTGGGGGGCGATGAGTTCGTCGTGGTTCTCAGCGGCATGGAGAACACCACCGAGATCGATCGGTTCTGCGCTCGGCTGATCGACAGCCTGCAGCAACCGATCCACTATGAGACTCATGCCCTGCACATCGGCGCCAGCATCGGCATTGCGGTGAGCCGTCGCCAGGGCTACGTGCCCGGTGAGTTGATCCGTTGTGCCGATATCGCCTTGTACCAGGCCAAGTCCGAAGGCAAGAAGACCTGGTGCTACTTTGCCCCGCACATGAATGACCAGATCCAGCATCGACGCCAGCTGGAAAACGACCTGCGCCAGGCCTTGAAGAGAAACGAGTTCGTCCTGCATTTCCAGCCTCGCTACAAGGTCGACGGTCGCGAGATCGTCGCCGTCGAGGCCCTGGTGCGCTGGCAGCATCCAAGCCAGGGCTTGCTGGGGCCGGATGCCTTCATTCCAATGGCCGAACAGACCGATCTCATCGTTCCGCTTTCGCGCTGGGTGCTGCGCGAGGCTTGCGAAACCGCGCTGACCTGGCCGGGGGACCTGATGGTCTCGGTCAATCTCTCTCCCGCGCAGTTCGAACGCAGCGATGTGGTGGAGGATGTGCGCCAGGTGCTGATCGAAACCCATTTCCCGGCCAGCCGCCTGGAACTGGAAATCACCGAGAACGTGATGCTCAACGATGTGGACGGTGCCCTCCAGGTCATGAATGCCCTCAAGGAGCTGGGCGTGCGCCTGAACATGGACGATTTCGGTACCGGCTATTCTTCACTCGGCTACCTGCGCACCTATCCGTTCGATGGCATCAAGATCGACAAGCGTTTCATCGCGTCCATGAGCAACAGCAGCAACGACCGCGCGGTGGTGCAGGCGATCATCAACCTGGGCAAGGCCATGGGCCTGACCGTCACGGCCGAAGGGGTGGAAACCCTGGATCAGCTCGGTTCGCTGGGAACGGACCAATGCCACGAGGTCCAGGGCTATTTCCTCAGTCGACCCATCGACAAGGCGGCTTTCACGCACCTGCTGCAAAGTGCTCGGCCCTCGTCGAGAACCGGATCCTGA
- a CDS encoding sensor domain-containing diguanylate cyclase, whose amino-acid sequence MPIPIHDPLHTPGGALKRLPLLKAAVAFIAAVCLCLCGLLYLQLEQSRRHDLESARIASANLTWAMAQQAQDTFRQADLVLDSLTDWIQVDGFGPSLQPRLQKILARRVQSLEQLHGLFLFDKDGQWVVTSFDNLKKGSGVADREYFVFHQQNASLIAHIGPAIRSRQNGDWIIPISRRLNDEDGNFQGVLMAGIKMSYFDRFFKSFSLDDKSEMVLTLSDGTLLARRPFDETMIGRSLAQERLFRHDLAGTQPHSAMIRSTTDGVVRLYDHQHLQAYPLMVTVAMSKQSILAGWYAKAFQSSLIVALVVTGICLFGWVFVRQVRNNERIEADLRKAQETLRLIATHDSLTGLANRRLFERALDIEFGRGARQRSSLSLILLDIDFFKRYNDTYGHVAGDHCLAEVAKVLKSCCHRKADLAVRYGGEEFAVLLPDTNLQGAVTLAEQIRSSLIEKHITHSGSPTGYLTVSLGCYAFVPSSLDSTEVFIQRADAALYQAKHSGRNRVAVWSTEDGRGVLERSDR is encoded by the coding sequence TTGCCTATCCCCATCCATGATCCGCTCCACACCCCTGGCGGTGCACTGAAGCGCCTGCCGCTGCTCAAGGCGGCGGTGGCCTTTATTGCAGCGGTCTGCCTGTGCCTGTGCGGTTTGCTGTACCTGCAACTGGAGCAGTCTCGCCGGCACGACCTGGAGTCGGCGAGAATCGCTTCGGCCAACCTGACCTGGGCCATGGCCCAGCAGGCCCAGGACACGTTCCGTCAGGCCGACCTGGTGCTGGACAGCCTGACGGACTGGATCCAGGTCGATGGTTTCGGACCTTCGCTGCAACCGCGCCTGCAGAAAATACTCGCCCGGCGTGTGCAATCGCTGGAGCAGTTGCATGGCCTTTTCCTGTTCGACAAGGACGGGCAGTGGGTCGTCACCTCCTTCGACAATCTGAAGAAAGGCAGCGGCGTGGCGGACCGGGAGTACTTCGTCTTCCATCAGCAGAACGCCTCCTTGATCGCCCATATCGGACCGGCGATCCGCAGCCGGCAAAACGGCGACTGGATCATCCCCATTTCGCGGCGCCTGAATGATGAGGACGGCAACTTCCAGGGCGTGCTCATGGCCGGCATCAAGATGTCGTACTTCGACAGGTTCTTCAAAAGTTTCAGTCTCGACGACAAGAGCGAGATGGTCCTGACCTTGTCCGATGGAACCCTGCTGGCCCGCCGGCCTTTCGACGAGACGATGATCGGGCGCTCCCTGGCCCAGGAGCGTCTGTTCCGGCATGACCTGGCTGGTACGCAGCCTCACAGCGCGATGATCCGCTCCACCACCGACGGCGTCGTCCGGCTCTATGACCACCAACACCTGCAGGCTTATCCGCTGATGGTCACGGTCGCGATGTCCAAGCAGTCGATCCTGGCGGGCTGGTATGCCAAGGCCTTTCAATCCAGCCTCATCGTGGCCCTGGTGGTTACCGGTATCTGCCTGTTCGGCTGGGTATTCGTACGCCAGGTGCGTAACAACGAGCGGATCGAGGCCGACCTGCGCAAGGCCCAGGAAACCTTGCGATTGATCGCCACCCACGACAGCCTGACCGGGCTGGCGAACCGGCGATTGTTCGAGCGGGCCCTGGACATCGAATTTGGCCGGGGCGCACGCCAGCGCAGTTCGTTGAGCCTGATCCTGCTCGATATCGACTTCTTCAAGCGCTACAACGATACCTACGGGCACGTGGCCGGGGACCATTGCCTGGCCGAAGTGGCGAAGGTCCTCAAGAGCTGCTGCCATCGCAAGGCCGACCTGGCGGTGCGTTACGGAGGGGAGGAGTTCGCCGTGTTGCTGCCCGACACCAACCTGCAGGGCGCCGTGACGCTGGCCGAGCAGATCCGCAGCAGCCTGATCGAGAAACACATCACCCATTCCGGCTCCCCGACCGGCTACCTGACGGTGAGCCTGGGCTGCTATGCCTTCGTGCCCAGCAGCCTGGACAGTACCGAAGTCTTCATCCAGAGGGCCGATGCCGCGCTTTACCAGGCCAAGCACAGCGGCCGCAATCGCGTGGCGGTGTGGTCGACGGAAGATGGGCGCGGTGTGCTGGAGCGATCCGACCGTTGA